A single Natrinema sp. HArc-T2 DNA region contains:
- a CDS encoding acyl-CoA dehydrogenase family protein encodes MELTAEQQLIQDTVRDFVEKEVAETVDEHDEAQTFPEDVWDGLAELDLTGLTVPEEYGGFDADEVTYSIVNEELARGHLAVATALSVHCLATSCIRQFGTQEHKDEWLPEMVDGRPVGAFALSEPDAGSNPAEMSTEARLEDGEYVINGKKQWITNGKRAGVVILFAKTDRDDPDTVTQFLVPKDTPGLEVGKKEDKLGLRASDTTTLIFDDVRIPEENRLTEVGDGLKSAFSILTGGRIAIASQAVGVAQAALDAAVSYANEREQFGEPIINHQAIAHKLADMQTDVQAARLLTRDAARKNDGGLDPQAASMAKYFASETAVDVADEAVQVHGGYGYTKDFDVERYYRDAKITTIYEGTSEIQKEVISRHLTE; translated from the coding sequence ATGGAGCTAACAGCCGAGCAGCAACTGATACAGGATACCGTTCGCGATTTCGTCGAGAAAGAAGTCGCCGAGACGGTCGACGAACACGACGAGGCCCAGACGTTTCCGGAAGACGTCTGGGACGGGCTCGCGGAGCTCGATCTGACCGGACTGACGGTCCCCGAGGAGTACGGCGGGTTCGACGCCGACGAAGTGACCTACAGCATCGTCAACGAGGAGCTGGCGCGGGGTCACCTGGCGGTCGCGACGGCGCTGTCGGTCCACTGTCTGGCCACCTCGTGTATCCGCCAGTTCGGCACCCAGGAACACAAAGACGAGTGGCTGCCGGAGATGGTCGACGGTCGACCGGTCGGTGCCTTCGCGCTCTCGGAACCCGACGCCGGCTCGAACCCGGCCGAGATGAGTACTGAAGCACGGCTCGAGGACGGCGAGTACGTCATCAACGGAAAGAAACAGTGGATCACGAATGGCAAGCGCGCAGGCGTCGTCATCCTGTTCGCGAAGACCGACCGCGACGACCCCGATACTGTGACCCAGTTTTTGGTGCCCAAGGACACGCCAGGACTCGAAGTCGGCAAGAAAGAGGACAAGCTCGGGCTGCGTGCCAGCGACACCACGACGCTCATCTTCGACGACGTGCGGATTCCCGAGGAGAACCGCCTGACGGAAGTCGGTGACGGCCTGAAGTCTGCGTTCTCGATCCTGACTGGTGGCCGGATTGCGATCGCGAGCCAGGCCGTCGGCGTCGCTCAGGCGGCCCTCGACGCCGCCGTGAGCTACGCCAACGAACGCGAGCAGTTTGGCGAGCCGATCATCAACCACCAGGCGATCGCCCACAAGCTCGCGGATATGCAGACCGACGTGCAGGCCGCACGCCTGCTGACGCGTGACGCCGCTCGCAAAAACGATGGCGGCCTCGACCCGCAGGCGGCGAGTATGGCGAAGTACTTCGCCAGCGAGACGGCTGTCGACGTCGCGGACGAGGCAGTCCAGGTCCACGGCGGCTACGGCTACACCAAGGACTTCGACGTCGAGCGCTACTATCGCGACGCCAAGATCACCACGATCTACGAGGGGACCTCTGAAATACAGAAGGAGGTTATCTCACGGCACCTGACCGAGTAA
- a CDS encoding acyl CoA:acetate/3-ketoacid CoA transferase, which translates to MTVRQSRDAAVECIDDGDTVGVGGFVAVGIPEYVLEALGERYAETDHPRDLTLYHPAAEGDRQGRGLSHLVQDGMLECTIASHWGFTPDLMEKIVDNEIKAYNLPFGAMDHMLRDTAAGKPGTISHVGLGTFVDPRQDGAKANDVTDEDIVELMTVDGEEYLFYHSVPIDVAIIRGTTADENGNITMEREALDSNVLAMAQAAHNSGGTVIAQVERVTESGTLTARDVAVPGVLVDSVVEAPQSHHQQTYAEDYNPAYSGEIKQPTDDDAEPLPLDERTIIARRAAMELEPDSVINLGVGVPELVPVVAAEGGVDDEITQTVESGPVGGAASGGISFGTAVNHEALVSSTQQFDFYDGGGLDMGFLGMAQADAMGNINVSRFGSQLPGCGGFINITQNAEKVVFCGTLTTDGLEIEAGDGELSIESEGSSTKFVDSVEQITFSGEYAVEIDQPIVYVTERAVFELTPEGLELTEVAPGIDVEDDVIDPMGFEPIVADDLAEMNPALFADESLDLTDAI; encoded by the coding sequence ATGACGGTTCGACAGTCTAGAGACGCGGCAGTCGAATGTATCGACGACGGCGATACGGTCGGCGTCGGCGGCTTCGTCGCCGTCGGGATTCCCGAATACGTCCTCGAGGCGCTCGGCGAACGCTACGCCGAAACGGACCATCCCCGAGATCTCACGCTCTACCATCCCGCCGCGGAAGGCGACCGACAGGGCCGTGGACTCTCGCATCTGGTCCAGGACGGGATGCTCGAGTGTACGATCGCGAGCCACTGGGGCTTTACGCCCGACCTGATGGAGAAGATCGTCGACAACGAGATCAAAGCCTACAACCTGCCCTTCGGCGCGATGGACCACATGCTCCGGGACACTGCTGCGGGCAAGCCCGGCACGATCAGCCACGTCGGGCTGGGGACGTTCGTCGACCCGCGACAGGACGGCGCGAAGGCCAACGACGTCACCGACGAGGACATCGTCGAGCTCATGACCGTCGACGGCGAGGAGTACCTCTTCTATCACTCGGTGCCGATCGACGTGGCGATTATCCGTGGGACGACGGCCGACGAGAACGGCAACATCACCATGGAGCGGGAAGCCCTCGACTCGAACGTGCTGGCAATGGCCCAGGCCGCCCACAACTCCGGCGGCACGGTAATCGCACAGGTCGAACGCGTCACGGAGTCGGGAACGCTCACCGCTCGCGACGTGGCCGTCCCCGGCGTGCTGGTCGATTCCGTCGTCGAAGCGCCACAGAGTCACCACCAGCAGACGTACGCCGAAGACTACAACCCCGCCTACAGCGGCGAGATCAAACAGCCGACCGACGACGACGCCGAGCCGCTCCCGCTCGACGAGCGGACGATCATCGCCCGCCGGGCCGCGATGGAACTCGAGCCGGATTCGGTCATCAACCTCGGCGTTGGTGTCCCGGAACTCGTCCCGGTCGTCGCGGCTGAAGGCGGCGTCGACGACGAGATCACCCAGACCGTCGAGTCGGGGCCGGTCGGCGGCGCTGCTTCCGGCGGGATCAGCTTCGGGACCGCGGTCAACCACGAAGCGCTGGTCTCCTCGACCCAGCAGTTCGACTTCTACGACGGCGGCGGCCTCGACATGGGCTTCCTGGGCATGGCACAGGCCGACGCGATGGGCAACATCAACGTCAGCCGATTCGGCTCGCAGCTGCCCGGCTGTGGCGGCTTCATCAACATCACCCAGAACGCCGAGAAGGTCGTCTTCTGTGGCACCTTGACGACCGACGGCCTCGAGATCGAGGCCGGCGACGGCGAACTCTCGATCGAGAGCGAAGGCTCGAGTACGAAGTTCGTCGACTCGGTCGAGCAGATCACCTTCAGCGGCGAGTACGCCGTCGAGATCGACCAGCCGATCGTCTACGTGACCGAGCGCGCCGTCTTCGAACTGACTCCCGAAGGCCTCGAGCTCACGGAGGTCGCGCCAGGAATCGACGTCGAGGACGACGTCATCGACCCGATGGGCT